Proteins encoded in a region of the Ralstonia pseudosolanacearum genome:
- a CDS encoding Tim44 domain-containing protein: MKLHWSGKLVTAALVATLALGAAMDANAKRIGGGSRSFGKQSSTVTQRQQTPPTTPAPTQQAAPTAQPSPAAPAPMPAQQPRRNWGGMLGGLAAGLGLGYLLSKFGLGAGLASLLSNLILIAIIAFVVMWIIRKLRGSRPQEPAYATGGPSLSGDREPYVPSPAAPAAQPVAPVAASTGTGSAGNASGLGAGAQTAAQAWSLGGPAAPAANAPAAAQQPWGVPADFDTQAFLRNAKVYFVRLQAAWDAGNLNDIREFTTPEMFAEIKMELTDRGTVPNKTDVVSVEAELLGIETHPTEYLASVRFSGMIREEASAPAQPFAEVWNLNKPTQGSGGWVLAGIQQLQ; the protein is encoded by the coding sequence ATGAAATTGCATTGGAGTGGAAAACTCGTAACGGCCGCACTGGTTGCGACGCTCGCATTGGGCGCGGCCATGGATGCCAACGCCAAGCGCATCGGCGGCGGTAGCCGCAGCTTCGGCAAGCAATCGTCCACCGTGACGCAGCGTCAGCAGACGCCGCCGACCACGCCCGCACCGACCCAGCAGGCGGCGCCAACCGCGCAGCCGTCGCCCGCCGCGCCCGCGCCGATGCCGGCGCAGCAGCCGCGCCGCAACTGGGGCGGCATGCTGGGCGGCCTGGCCGCGGGCCTGGGCCTCGGCTATCTGCTGTCCAAGTTCGGCCTGGGCGCCGGCCTGGCGTCGCTGCTGTCGAACCTGATCCTGATCGCCATCATCGCCTTCGTGGTGATGTGGATCATCCGCAAGCTGCGCGGCAGCCGTCCGCAGGAGCCGGCGTACGCCACCGGTGGCCCGTCGCTCAGCGGTGACCGCGAACCCTATGTGCCGTCGCCTGCCGCACCCGCGGCACAGCCGGTCGCACCGGTCGCCGCATCGACCGGCACGGGCAGCGCGGGCAATGCGTCGGGCCTGGGCGCGGGCGCACAGACCGCGGCGCAAGCCTGGAGCCTTGGTGGCCCGGCCGCTCCGGCGGCCAACGCGCCTGCCGCGGCGCAGCAACCGTGGGGTGTACCGGCCGACTTCGATACGCAGGCCTTCCTGCGCAACGCCAAGGTCTACTTCGTCCGGCTGCAGGCCGCGTGGGATGCCGGCAACCTGAACGACATCCGCGAGTTCACCACGCCGGAGATGTTCGCCGAGATCAAGATGGAACTCACGGACCGCGGCACCGTGCCCAACAAGACCGACGTGGTGTCGGTGGAGGCCGAGCTGCTCGGCATCGAGACGCATCCGACCGAATACCTGGCCAGCGTGCGCTTCTCGGGCATGATCCGCGAAGAGGCGAGCGCCCCGGCACAGCCGTTCGCCGAGGTGTGGAACCTGAACAAGCCGACCCAGGGCAGCGGCGGCTGGGTGCTGGCCGGTATCCAGCAGTTGCAATAA
- a CDS encoding sodium:solute symporter family protein — translation MLIWFVIVYWVISVGIGLWAALRVRNTADFAVAGRGLPFYVVTATVFATWFGSETVLGIPAVFLKEGLHGVVADPFGSSLCLILVGLFFARPLYRMNLLTIGDFYRNRFGRVAEVLTTLCIVVSYLGWVAAQIKALGLVFYTVSDGGLSQQTGMMIGAASVLVYTLFGGMWSVAVTDFIQMIIIVIGMMYIGWEVSGQAGGVATVVAHASAAGKFSFWPAFNPIEVIGFVTAWITMMLGSIPQQDVFQRVTSSRTERIAGTASVLGGVLYFLFAFIPMFLAYSATLIDPQMVAKYINTDSQLILPKLVLEHAPLVAQVMFFGALLSAIKSCASATLLAPSVTFAENVLRPMLPRMDDKRFLRVMQAVVLVFTAVVTLFALNSHLSIFHMVENAYKVTLVAAFVPLAFGLFWKRATRQGGLLAIALGLSVWIWCEMAFSDAMFPPQLVGLLASLGAMVVGSLGPQWIRDHVPAGEPVTQA, via the coding sequence ATGCTGATTTGGTTCGTCATTGTTTACTGGGTGATTTCGGTCGGTATCGGCCTGTGGGCGGCGCTGCGCGTGCGCAATACGGCCGACTTCGCGGTGGCCGGCCGCGGCCTGCCGTTCTACGTCGTCACCGCCACGGTGTTCGCGACGTGGTTCGGTTCCGAGACGGTGCTCGGTATTCCGGCGGTGTTCCTCAAGGAGGGCCTGCACGGCGTGGTGGCCGATCCGTTCGGGTCGTCGCTGTGCCTGATCCTGGTGGGCCTGTTCTTCGCCCGGCCGCTGTACCGGATGAACCTGCTGACTATCGGCGACTTCTACCGCAACCGCTTCGGCCGCGTGGCCGAGGTGCTGACCACCCTGTGCATCGTCGTGTCCTACCTGGGCTGGGTGGCGGCGCAGATCAAGGCGCTGGGCCTGGTGTTCTATACCGTTTCGGACGGCGGGCTGTCGCAGCAGACCGGCATGATGATTGGCGCGGCCAGCGTGCTGGTCTACACGCTGTTCGGCGGCATGTGGTCGGTGGCGGTGACGGACTTCATCCAGATGATCATCATCGTGATCGGCATGATGTACATCGGCTGGGAAGTCTCGGGCCAGGCCGGCGGCGTGGCCACGGTGGTGGCGCATGCATCGGCGGCGGGCAAGTTCTCGTTCTGGCCGGCGTTCAACCCGATCGAGGTGATCGGCTTCGTGACGGCCTGGATCACCATGATGCTCGGCTCGATTCCGCAGCAGGACGTGTTTCAGCGCGTGACGTCGTCGCGCACCGAGCGCATCGCCGGCACGGCCTCGGTGCTGGGCGGCGTGCTGTATTTCCTGTTCGCCTTCATCCCGATGTTCCTGGCGTATTCGGCCACGCTGATCGACCCGCAGATGGTCGCCAAGTACATCAACACCGATTCGCAGCTGATCTTGCCCAAACTGGTGCTCGAGCACGCGCCGCTGGTCGCGCAGGTGATGTTCTTCGGCGCGCTGCTGTCGGCCATCAAGAGCTGCGCGAGCGCGACGCTGCTGGCGCCGTCGGTCACCTTTGCCGAAAACGTGCTGCGCCCGATGCTGCCGCGCATGGACGACAAGCGCTTCCTGCGCGTGATGCAGGCGGTGGTGCTGGTCTTCACGGCGGTCGTGACGCTGTTTGCGCTCAACTCGCATCTGTCGATCTTCCACATGGTGGAGAATGCCTACAAGGTGACGCTGGTCGCCGCCTTCGTGCCGCTGGCGTTCGGCCTGTTCTGGAAGCGCGCCACGCGCCAGGGCGGCCTGCTGGCCATCGCCCTCGGGCTGAGCGTGTGGATCTGGTGCGAGATGGCCTTCTCCGATGCGATGTTCCCGCCACAATTGGTCGGCCTGCTGGCCAGCCTGGGGGCGATGGTGGTCGGCTCGCTGGGTCCGCAATGGATCCGCGATCACGTTCCGGCCGGCGAGCCCGTCACACAGGCCTGA
- a CDS encoding methyltransferase domain-containing protein: protein MAQPPVFTTRDAAAPAFWDERFSRDHMPWDAHGVPPAFRQFCEAQSAPLSTLIPGCGSAYEAGWLAERGWPVAAIDFAPSAVASARAMLGPHAGVVELADFFRFTPRQPVQWIYERAFLCAMPRRLWADYATQVARLLSPGGLLAGFFVVVDGRAAAPGGPPFEITAQEQEALLSPAFERMADVPVPEHESIPVFAGRERWQVWRRRAD from the coding sequence ATGGCTCAACCGCCCGTCTTCACCACCCGCGATGCCGCCGCCCCCGCGTTCTGGGACGAGCGCTTCAGCCGCGACCACATGCCTTGGGATGCGCACGGCGTGCCGCCGGCCTTCCGCCAGTTCTGTGAAGCGCAGTCCGCGCCGCTCTCCACGCTGATCCCCGGCTGCGGCAGCGCCTACGAGGCGGGCTGGCTGGCCGAGCGCGGCTGGCCCGTCGCCGCCATCGACTTCGCGCCGAGTGCGGTGGCCTCCGCACGGGCCATGCTGGGGCCGCATGCCGGCGTGGTCGAACTGGCCGATTTCTTCCGGTTCACGCCGCGCCAGCCGGTGCAATGGATCTACGAGCGCGCCTTCCTGTGCGCGATGCCGCGTCGGCTGTGGGCAGATTACGCCACGCAGGTCGCGCGGCTGCTGTCGCCGGGCGGGTTGCTGGCCGGGTTCTTCGTGGTGGTCGACGGCCGGGCCGCCGCGCCCGGCGGGCCGCCGTTCGAGATCACGGCGCAGGAGCAGGAAGCGCTGCTGTCGCCGGCCTTCGAGCGGATGGCCGATGTACCGGTCCCCGAGCACGAATCGATACCCGTGTTCGCCGGGCGCGAGCGCTGGCAGGTCTGGCGCCGCCGCGCCGACTGA
- a CDS encoding ubiquinone biosynthesis accessory factor UbiJ, giving the protein MSPTASSSPFPVALMQPLLLALNHLLRQEPWAQAMLRPFAGRVAHFDLAPFSLSLQVDASGLVTAPEPGVEPAVRVVVPLAAAAGDYATGGQAAVLKHVRIDGEAEFANVLSTLLRNVRWDAAEDLSRVFGDVLAQRMVRGAQSIRTEATRVGRSLVDAVASYLTDEQPTLVRHARLAQFAADVAAARDDAARLEKRLERLERAARGTSTARAGESA; this is encoded by the coding sequence ATGTCTCCGACAGCCTCTTCGTCCCCGTTTCCCGTTGCGCTGATGCAGCCGCTGCTGCTCGCGCTCAACCACTTGCTGCGGCAAGAGCCCTGGGCCCAGGCGATGCTGCGTCCGTTCGCGGGCCGTGTCGCGCATTTCGATCTCGCGCCGTTCTCACTGTCGCTGCAGGTGGATGCCAGTGGCCTGGTGACGGCGCCCGAACCTGGCGTCGAGCCGGCCGTCCGGGTCGTGGTGCCGCTTGCGGCGGCTGCGGGCGATTACGCCACCGGTGGCCAGGCCGCCGTGCTCAAGCATGTGCGCATCGACGGTGAGGCCGAATTCGCCAACGTGCTGTCGACGCTGCTACGCAACGTGCGCTGGGATGCGGCTGAAGACTTGTCGCGCGTGTTCGGCGATGTGCTTGCGCAGCGCATGGTGCGGGGCGCCCAGTCGATCCGCACCGAGGCGACGCGCGTGGGCCGTTCGCTGGTGGATGCGGTGGCGTCCTACCTGACCGACGAGCAGCCGACGCTGGTGCGCCACGCCCGGCTCGCGCAGTTCGCCGCAGACGTGGCGGCCGCGCGCGATGACGCGGCTCGCCTGGAGAAGCGGCTGGAGCGGCTCGAACGCGCCGCGCGTGGGACCTCGACGGCACGGGCGGGCGAATCGGCATGA
- the ubiB gene encoding ubiquinone biosynthesis regulatory protein kinase UbiB, with protein MTRLFRLCKIIFVILYHGLDQLALSGFKSRRIRALVWVMTLGRRQTRPRGERLRLALEQLGPIFVKFGQVLSTRRDLLPPDVADELAKLQDRVPPFDPKIAAAIVERSLGKPLSALFHRFDHHPVASASIAQVHFATLRGGPDDGREVAVKVLRPGMLPVIDSDLALMRDVATWMEKLWADGKRLKPREVVAEFDKYLHDELDLMREAANASQLRRNFAKSDLLLVPEVFWDWCTSEVFVMERMHGVRVSHADELRAAGVDMHKLARDGVEIFFTQVFRDGFFHADMHPGNILVSVAPESLGRYIALDFGIVGALSEFDKNYLAQNFLAFFQRDYHRVALLHVESGWAPEDTRVEELEGAIRACCEPYFDRPLGEISLGLVLMRLFQTSRRFNVEVQPQLVLLQKTLLNVEGLGRQLDPDLDLWKTAKPFLERWMHEQIGWRGMVDRLKIEAPQWAKMLPDFPRLAHQILERHARDNGNAQTAALTALLAEQRRTNRLLSAAVLFIGGFAVGIIATHVLAWLARY; from the coding sequence ATGACGCGCTTGTTCCGGCTGTGCAAGATCATTTTCGTCATCCTCTATCACGGGCTGGATCAGCTCGCGCTGTCGGGCTTCAAGAGCCGGCGCATCCGCGCGCTGGTCTGGGTGATGACCCTCGGCCGCAGGCAGACACGCCCGCGCGGTGAGCGCCTGCGCCTGGCGCTGGAGCAGCTCGGCCCGATCTTCGTGAAGTTCGGGCAGGTCCTGTCCACGCGTCGCGATCTGCTGCCGCCCGATGTGGCGGACGAACTGGCCAAGCTGCAGGACCGCGTGCCGCCGTTCGACCCCAAGATCGCGGCCGCCATTGTCGAGCGGTCGCTGGGCAAGCCACTGTCGGCTCTGTTCCATCGCTTCGACCATCATCCGGTGGCCAGTGCCTCGATCGCGCAGGTGCACTTCGCCACCCTGCGCGGCGGTCCCGACGACGGCCGCGAGGTGGCCGTGAAGGTGTTGCGTCCCGGCATGCTGCCGGTGATCGACAGCGACCTCGCGCTGATGCGCGACGTGGCCACGTGGATGGAGAAGCTGTGGGCCGACGGCAAGCGCCTGAAGCCGCGCGAGGTGGTCGCCGAGTTCGACAAGTACCTGCACGACGAACTCGACCTGATGCGCGAGGCCGCCAACGCCAGCCAGCTGCGCCGCAACTTCGCCAAGTCCGATCTGCTGCTGGTGCCCGAGGTGTTCTGGGACTGGTGTACCTCCGAGGTGTTCGTGATGGAGCGCATGCACGGCGTGCGCGTCTCGCACGCCGACGAACTGCGCGCGGCCGGTGTCGACATGCACAAGCTGGCGCGCGACGGCGTGGAGATCTTCTTCACGCAGGTGTTCCGCGACGGCTTCTTCCACGCCGACATGCACCCCGGCAACATTCTGGTGAGCGTGGCGCCCGAGTCTCTGGGCCGCTATATCGCGCTGGATTTCGGCATCGTCGGGGCGCTGTCGGAATTCGACAAGAATTACCTGGCACAGAATTTCCTGGCCTTTTTCCAGCGCGATTACCACCGCGTGGCGCTGCTGCATGTCGAATCCGGCTGGGCGCCCGAAGACACCCGCGTGGAGGAGCTCGAAGGCGCCATCCGCGCCTGCTGCGAGCCGTACTTCGATCGCCCCCTCGGCGAGATTTCGCTGGGGCTCGTGCTGATGCGGTTGTTCCAGACTTCGCGCCGCTTCAACGTGGAAGTGCAGCCGCAGCTGGTGCTGCTGCAGAAGACGCTGCTCAACGTCGAAGGCCTGGGCCGCCAGCTCGATCCGGACCTGGATCTGTGGAAGACCGCCAAGCCGTTCCTGGAGCGCTGGATGCACGAACAGATCGGCTGGCGCGGCATGGTCGATCGCCTCAAGATCGAGGCGCCGCAATGGGCCAAGATGCTGCCGGACTTCCCGCGCCTGGCGCACCAGATCCTGGAGCGCCACGCCCGCGACAACGGCAACGCCCAGACGGCCGCGCTGACGGCGCTGCTGGCCGAGCAGCGCCGTACCAACCGCCTGCTGTCGGCAGCGGTGCTGTTCATCGGCGGCTTCGCGGTCGGCATCATTGCCACGCATGTACTGGCGTGGCTGGCTCGCTACTGA
- the ubiE gene encoding bifunctional demethylmenaquinone methyltransferase/2-methoxy-6-polyprenyl-1,4-benzoquinol methylase UbiE translates to MSQTHFGFEQVDEREKAGKVAGVFHSVASKYDVMNDLMSGGMHRLWKMFTIAQAAVRPGYKVLDIAGGTGDLAKAFARQAGPTGEVWLTDINESMLRVGRDRLLDAGVLTPTCLCDAEHIPFPNAYFDVVTVAFGLRNMTHKDRALAEMRRVVKPGGKVMVLEFSKVWQPLEKAYDVYSFKVLPWLGSKVAGDAESYRYLAESIRMHPDQETLKQMMEQAGLDSVEYFNLTAGVVALHVGRRL, encoded by the coding sequence ATGAGCCAAACCCACTTCGGATTCGAGCAGGTCGACGAGCGCGAGAAGGCCGGCAAGGTCGCCGGCGTGTTCCATTCCGTCGCCAGCAAGTACGACGTGATGAACGACCTGATGTCCGGCGGCATGCACCGGCTGTGGAAGATGTTCACCATCGCCCAGGCCGCCGTGCGCCCGGGCTACAAGGTGCTCGACATCGCCGGCGGCACCGGTGACCTGGCCAAGGCCTTCGCGCGCCAGGCCGGCCCCACCGGCGAGGTGTGGCTGACCGACATCAACGAATCGATGCTGCGCGTGGGCCGCGACCGCCTGCTCGATGCCGGCGTGCTCACGCCCACCTGCCTGTGCGATGCCGAGCACATTCCCTTTCCGAACGCTTACTTCGATGTCGTGACAGTCGCGTTCGGCTTGCGCAACATGACGCACAAGGATCGTGCGCTGGCCGAGATGCGCCGCGTGGTCAAGCCGGGCGGCAAGGTGATGGTGCTGGAGTTCTCCAAGGTGTGGCAGCCGCTGGAGAAGGCCTACGACGTGTACTCGTTCAAGGTGCTGCCTTGGTTGGGTAGCAAGGTCGCCGGCGATGCCGAGAGCTACCGCTACCTGGCCGAGTCCATCCGCATGCACCCGGATCAGGAAACGCTCAAGCAGATGATGGAACAGGCCGGGTTGGACTCGGTCGAATACTTCAATCTGACGGCGGGTGTCGTCGCGCTGCACGTCGGCCGGCGTCTCTGA